tgttgaatatattatatatgatgtatttgatatgtgtattaatatgcttaaaaaatGTACGCAGCTATGTGTTGGTATGCTTTTCAGACAAATGTGGTTGGACTATGAAGGCGTCGTGCAGGAAAAAATCTGATATATTCATTGTTAGAAATTTCAATAGTGAACATACGTGTCCGATGAGGGAGAGGGTATTAACCCAAGTCCAAGCAACAGTGGGATTTGTAAGTGGAGTGACAGCTCCAAAATTGGTCAATTATAAACGAATTTATACACCAAGGgatataattgatgatattagaGAATATTATGGTGTTGAAATATCTTACCAGCAAGCATGGCGTGCTAAAGAACGTGCACTCTCCATGATTAGAGGAAAACCATCTGCTGGATATAGACGGATGCCGCGATACATACACATGTTAAAAACTGTGTATCCAGATTCTTATATAAGAATGCATAAGACTGAAGAGGATGAATTTATGTATCTGTTCATCGCCTTAAGACTATTCATTAGGGGATATAAATACTGCAGACCAGTAGTTGTTGTGGATGGTGCACATCTGAGTGGAGCTTACAAAGGGACatttgtatcagcaagcacacttgatggcgcaggtattttttatttatagtaatgatgtctttttatatattaagtataaaataatataatgtgtgTGTAATCAGGTTGCATATTTCCATTGGCATATGGTGTTGTTGACATCGAAAATGATTGTTCGTGGACATGGTTTTTCGAACAGTTCAAACATGCATTTGGCGATAGAAAAGATATGTGTGTTGTTTCAGATAGAAATGAGAGTATCATGAAGAGTGTAAGGATTGTGTTCCCCGATGTACCTCATTATGCATGCATCTGGCATCTTGGGAAGAATGTATGTGGAAACTTCAAAAGGAGCAGAAAGGCCATAAGTGATCTATTCTACTCTATGGCCAAGGCATATAGAAAGGAAGATTTTGATAAGTTGATGGCTAAGGTTGATAGAATTGATCACGGGGTTAAGGAGTACCTTGAATATGCAGGTTACGAAAAGTGGTCAAGAGTTCATGCAACAGTAAACAGAGGTAGAATGATGACTTCAAACATTGCAGAATGTATCAATGGTTGTCTTGTTGAAGCAGGCCAATTAACTATATTAGAATTCTTGGAAGAGGTTAGAATTCTTTTTGGATCTTGGCATTGCAAAAACAGAGAAGCAGCCTCATACACAAAGGACACATTAGGTAGAAAATTTGAGGAATTGTTGATTATAAACGCGGCTAAAAGTTCAAAAATGGAGGTATGtatcattatataatattttatattatatgtatctaATTCTGTGTATCATTATGCTTTTTTAACATGATTtggtttttaaaagttatacatttaaaatttttaatgtacACAGGTTGTTCCATCATCTGAGTTTATTTTCTCAGTTTATGAAAATGGAAGAAGATATATTGTTTGTCTTGAGCGGAAAGTATGTTGTTATGGTAGATTTCAACTAGATGAGATACCTTGTTCACATGCAATCGCtgtattgaaaaaaaagaatgtcaccGATATGAATCCGTATTGCTCTGATTATTACAAGTCTGATGCGTTGGCAAAAACATATGAAACTCCAATGGTGCCAATGCCAGATAAGAAAGATTGGTCAGATCCTAAACACGTGGTAGCTGAAACTGTGTATCCCCCTAGATACAGAAGATCATCTGGAcgaccaagaaaaagaagaacaaagtaTGCAGATGAAAAGATTTCGGTGAACACAAATTGTTGTGGACAATGTGGACAAGAAGGGCACAAcagaagaacttgtactttctaCCCAAAAGAGAAGTGAATTAGTCGTAATGTTTCtatgatataaataataatttataacgtaaacattttaatgaatttcagTTTTAATTACAACTGCAAATTGAACACTTTGTGTTTAGATAAATAAACGTACAAACATGTGGTAATTACATTTGAAGTcgtgcttatgattataaataatttcttattattgGTGTTGATAAATATACTTGTGTCATAtttgttttgaatatataaatttatgctacagtaagatatataatttaagaattaatAGGTAACataatgtacatgatacatatggtttatctagtgtatcatgtacttttattgtgtattttttgTACACATTGTTTATATAATGTATCATGTACTTTTAGTGTGTATCATTGGTTTGCACAATGATACATCTCCAttagataaaaaatacaaatatattgttGAGGTTATTGAGTACTTTATAATGACTATAAATCATGTATCatgtgaatttatataatttaacttgtgtaatgctttttttgttatgcttttattgaaatatatagtaaataactttcctttaaaaaaataataccaatTCATATGAATATTCTATTCAATTTACCTAAATATTTAAGGATTACAGTGTAACATATTGTACATTATACATACGGTTTAGCCAATGTATCAGTTATTTTTAGTGTGTTTTTGGTACATATGTATCATTTGGTTTTGGAAGAGTATCATCtcgatcaaataaaaaatttaaaaatctttatgtCTATGTTTAATTATAAGTACTTTGATTATActttattaaatgatttaaacATGGTTTTGTCAGTATATTTATTATGTCgatgtttaattaaaaatttaaaaatctttacgtctatcatttgatatttatatcttcaatataaacaaatttgttacgtaatgtgaaaaaaaatattcatggaaattgacaaaaccaaaaaaataacattaaaaaggataaaaatagttgttcaataacatataaaaataataaatataacattaaaacattGTTTTATCATGAAATGCTACGCTATGTGAACTAAATCTTCTTCTGGTGGTGGTGTGACTACGCCCCTGGATTTTGGTGGATCATCATTATCGCTAACATATCCGCACTTAGCCTTCTCACTTCCATAACTCCACAGCAATGCTCCATATCTTTGACGCAGGTAATCAGGATTAAAATCAGCATAAGATATATTGATTTGGTCACTGATATACTCGGCAAATGCAGTAACATATAACCCACAGTCTCTACAAAAAATacagaataaattaaaaacttaatgatacattaaaaagggaaaatgaaaaattcTTGATACTTACAGGCTATCGCTTTCCTGTGTAGGGATGTCTTGTGCAGATTCTATCATGAAAGGAACTTGAGGCTCCAAAAGTGAGCCATTATTGTTGTCTTTATATGCTTGACAATCAGCAAATTTTGTGcgttcattttcttcaaaaaattcacTGTCAAGTAGGTATGAAGGAAGcattttagaaaacatcttgatcTCATGAGGAATTGTTTATTTCCTTGTGCTAATTGATGAGTCAAAAACCCTTATCAACCTGTTTTTCAACTCAACAACAGCCAACACCCAATGGAATTGTTGATCACAGTTAATTGGGATGTAGACCTCATCTACAAGATGCCATGGTAAAGCAGCTGGTATTCCAAACCctttgatgatgttaattattGACCTCTCATGTACAGATACAACTGAAGCGCGATCAATATGTTCTTGTGTAGTAAgactatcatcatcatcgtccatGTAATATCTATCATAACAGTTTTTTACATGTGACATGAACAAAGAGTGGGTTGTTGTGTATCTGTATTGATCCATGTTGCAAAGTTTTGATTTTCTACGAAGGTAGTAAAAAATCACATCGATGTGctataaacaaaatgaaaacagagtaagaaattatttacatctaaacaatataaaaaaaatataattatgtgaatATAGTATGATACTTTTGCAAATTAAATAGTATGATACTTATACATAATGTATCATTgctaattaaatagtatgataCTTATACAGAATGTATCATGATGTTATAATATAGTTATGACTGatacatatttcataaatagtttaatattttacCTCATCAGACCAACACTTGTTTGGCTGTGACATGGCATAAAACCAATTCTTGTTCATTGGAAAagcaacaacaaagtccatcatCGTAAATCCAAAAGAAGAAGATCTTGATCTGTATTTATCGTCCGATGGGTTCCTGCACATATGATATATAAGTTTTCAATGTATGTACATGATACATAACACTCACTTATTTACAGTTTTTATATAACAAAGTATCATGAATTAGTTGTATATAAAATGATTACGCCTAACACTGAGAAAAACTTacttattgttatgattttttagaaGCCCCCTCAACAACCAATTCATGTAATCCTCAATCAGTTTTGGCGAAACTTTATCTGCAATGCCACATCCTTCGAACGGAAAATGGAGTCGAGCCATatccttcaatttctctttttccttctcgcttgacccaaaagaagtaCAATATGGAGATTGAATCCTTCTCGAAGGCATTCTATTTCTATGCGCAGGAGTGACTGCATCAGTTTTAACAGCAATCTCCGTTATTGGAATTTCAGTGGGTAATTGACTGTCGGTCAACAAGTACTGGCTGCTAGTTATATTCTTTGGATCGTAAGAATATAATGGTCTAGCATTGGTAGCATCTTTACCCAAATCTTTGATAAGCGCATCTATTGCTGCTTGAGTGGATGGCGATATTGTTGTTGAAGTTGAAGAATCCTGTATAATATGATGTAATgatttttagaataaatttgtgtgtaatgaaattgtgtgtcataaatcaaaattaaaaaatgtaccGATGAATCCGTTGTTGTTTTTTCGGGCAACACATGAGGGATGTTGTGATGAACATTGTCGTCAACGGCTTGGTCCATGATATGTTCATTTAAATCTTGGTGCGACTGATGTGCGTCATCATCCTGAATATGCAGTTTTGAAATAAATACTGTTAATATAATTTGTGCTGATACGTAACATTGATAACAATCACATGATACTTAGTATTGATTAAATATGTATGATACATGAcagaatataaaatgagaaaaaaaatgatcatgATACAAAGCATTGACTATATGTGCATGATacacaacatacccaatgtatCATAAACATTACCTTTGGATTATCACTGACTATTGGTTCACCCTCATTTACGGAAACACCAGCACCATCCACATCGACATCCCCTGCATCAATGACGATATGATGCTCACCATTTTTATCAGAAAAACCACCACCATCCTCAGCTACACCACCCATATCATCGAGATCAACTGGTATTTGCTGAGATGTTTGTTTGTCAGACTGAAATCTGCTTGTATTAGCCTGAAAATTGATGTTCTCTTTGCTAATAGATTGCATCAGCTGGGAGTGATTtgcttttatcaaaataatcagtTCCTCAAATTTCTTGTCAACCTAAAAATTGTAGATACATTTAGGATAAATAAAAGTTTgttcaaaattacaaaataatttacttacgtaagttttcaaatattctttcaactcttcaatatgagaaattatattgttgacATTCTGTGAATCTGCATATCCATGAACATCAGCAGCCGAGTTCTGAGAAACGTCTGGAACAGAACCATGTACATCAACAGCCGATTTCGGTGACACTTGTGGAACAGAACCATGTAAATCATCAACATTCGAATGTTGAGGCAGACTTGACATTGAAACATGTACATCATCATCTGGTGTCGGAGACACATTTGATTGATCAGGCTGTTTCTGTTCTGACACcttctttttttgaataatcgatttttttcttctttttggcgGTGGTGGAGGAGATGTATCAGACACTCTAGAATATGTCCTCAATGACTGTTCGGGCGGTTTtgtggagaaatcatctaaatCATGTTCCTCGTTTGGTTGTACTAATGGTATTGATGTAGAATGAGCATGTTCAACTTGAGCAATATCAAAAGCTTCAATTTCCTCTGCTGTTGGGACAATGTTTGAACATGCATTCTAAATGTATcacaaacacataagataatttAACTGTTAGATACAGTAATAATTCATAATGTATCACAAAGACATAAATAACGATATtccatatacaaaaataaaattttaccttttggaaaaTGGTGGACATAAGCATTTCAAACTTTGCCTTTTCAGACACAACTCTCCAATTGCATATTCTTGGGATGACATTGCGTTCTCTCACAGCTATTTCTGAATTTAAATTGGATGCACATTCGTATATCCAAACATTTAGTGCATATGACATCCCATATAATCGGTACAACTTTTTACTATCGTCAAAATCCTGTCTAAGTGAACCAATTAGTTTGGAAAATGATAGCTGACCCCAaggaaaatgttgatatctaccatCTTCAACCATTAGAAAGTCGACAATAGATATCGTTGTATTATCAATAGTAGCTAATACAAATGTATGAATAAAGAACAGTATAAACATTTGGAGTGCATCCTGATTGCTCTCCCAATTACCCATCTTAAACCTTTGAACTAGTTGATGCTTTGTAACACTATTGACTGCACTAGggaaatactttttaaaaagcaTACAATTAGTTTGTTCTGGGTATTTGAAATCATTGGTATTTCCTCTGACCTTAAGTCCTGTTAATAATGCAAATTCATCTATACCAAATTTCAGGACACACCCGTTGGAATGTCTAATATGCAACACATTAGGGTTGCTTTGTTCCAATTCTAAAAGTAATAAGTACTTAGTTATTTGGCCCTGAAAATTACATTTAGAAATGTCTAAAAAGGGTCCAAAATTGTATCCTTAAACATTTGGATAACATTGTCCCCCACGtatttttcaaagtcctttaggAAATTGTTGTTAAAGTTGACAGCAAACCTTATGGGATGTGTTGgtatctttttaatcttgtacttCAGTGGctgcaatttgaaaataaaatcgCAAATTAAAACGATATAGAAATATaactactaaataaaacaactaataacttaatgatacatggtttcagttttcagaatttcatactacatgaaaaacatgtgatacatgtctATAACATGTATCggtgaattaaataaaacattataacatgtgatacatgtctaatacatgtatcataaacaGCGACTAAACAACATACACAAAGAATCAATATGTATCATCAACTATATCTGATGAAacatttattaaacttagtgaatgatacattataacaaatttcaaaacatgtatgagtacatcaactaaacaactaataccttactgatacatgatatcgTTCAGGAATTCATACTACATGCAGAACATGTGATACATagctactacatgtatcagtacattgACTAAACAATGTACACACAGATTCTACATGTATTATCAAGCACATATTATACTTTACTACACTtaatgaatgatacattataataattttcaaaaacttaatgatacatataaaatattatgaaaca
This DNA window, taken from Solanum lycopersicum chromosome 5, SLM_r2.1, encodes the following:
- the LOC138348619 gene encoding uncharacterized protein, whose protein sequence is MCVVSDRNESIMKSVRIVFPDVPHYACIWHLGKNVCGNFKRSRKAISDLFYSMAKAYRKEDFDKLMAKVDRIDHGVKEYLEYAGYEKWSRVHATVNRGRMMTSNIAECINGCLVEAGQLTILEFLEEVRILFGSWHCKNREAASYTKDTLGRKFEELLIINAAKSSKMEVVPSSEFIFSVYENGRRYIVCLERKVCCYGRFQLDEIPCSHAIAVLKKKNVTDMNPYCSDYYKSDALAKTYETPMVPMPDKKDWSDPKHVVAETVYPPRYRRSSGRPRKRRTKYADEKISVNTNCCGQCGQEGHNRRTCTFYPKEK